One genomic window of Quercus robur chromosome 6, dhQueRobu3.1, whole genome shotgun sequence includes the following:
- the LOC126688530 gene encoding uncharacterized protein LOC126688530, with amino-acid sequence MSMSKSSKMLQYINYRMRVTIQDGRQLVGKFMAFDRHMNLVLGDCEEFRNLPSSKGKTAPTEDRRTLGLVLLRGEEVISMTVEGPPPPEESRAKAANAAAMAGPGIGRAAGRGIPTGPLIQAQPGLAGPVRGVGGPAPNMMQPQMMSRPQLSAPPVNYPTPPVMRPQVYPGGPPPMMRGPPPMQQGQQFVSRPGGPPPPQQFVPQFAQRPMGPPPPGGQMMRGPPPPPMPRPGMQPPPVGVYGPPRPNMPPPPNPQNQQQQQQQQQQQ; translated from the coding sequence ATGTCGATGTCAAAGAGCTCAAAGATGCTCCAGTACATCAACTACCGTATGCGAGTCACTATCCAAGACGGCCGTCAGTTGGTTGGTAAGTTCATGGCCTTCGACCGCCACATGAATCTCGTCTTAGGCGACTGCGAAGAGTTCCGCAACCTTCCCTCCTCCAAAGGCAAGACCGCCCCCACCGAAGACCGCCGCACTCTCGGCCTCGTCCTCCTCCGTGGCGAAGAAGTCATCTCCATGACCGTCGAAGGCCCGCCTCCTCCCGAAGAGTCCAGAGCCAAAGCTGCTAACGCCGCCGCTATGGCTGGTCCTGGCATTGGCCGAGCTGCCGGTAGAGGCATTCCTACTGGGCCTCTTATTCAAGCCCAGCCTGGTCTTGCTGGGCCCGTCCGTGGAGTCGGTGGGCCTGCACCTAACATGATGCAGCCACAGATGATGTCGAGACCTCAGCTTTCTGCTCCGCCTGTGAATTACCCGACTCCGCCTGTGATGCGGCCCCAGGTGTATCCCGGGGGCCCGCCTCCGATGATGCGGGGCCCACCGCCTATGCAACAGGGACAGCAGTTTGTTTCCAGGCCTGGTGGACCACCGCCGCCGCAGCAGTTCGTGCCGCAGTTTGCGCAGAGGCCGATGGGTCCGCCACCGCCTGGTGGTCAGATGATGAGAGGACCACCGCCGCCGCCGATGCCTCGTCCTGGAATGCAACCTCCGCCTGTTGGTGTTTATGGGCCTCCACGTCCTAATATGCCTCCTCCACCAAACCCTCAGAAtcaacagcagcagcaacagcaacaacaacagcagTGA
- the LOC126688529 gene encoding uncharacterized protein LOC126688529, protein MEVAQSWRLKFSFRNATIVVCFLNVLAALLLLQGFLSSSFSRSKISASQFNSAQIRYIKESEEIRLAMQPLELMKRVREIEQEVYAQPETVQQKDSKQTAAVDLSKRLKDFRSANDAASLKALEEWRKRKMDRARQRELGKNGTVTSQA, encoded by the exons ATGGAGGTAGCTCAGTCATGGAGGTTGAAGTTCTCCTTCAGGAATGCAACCATAGTTGTATGTTTCTTGAACGTTCTTGCTGCTCTTCTCTTGCTTCagggttttctctcttcttccttttccaGAAGCAAGATCTCTGCTTCTCAATTTAATTCag CTCAAATCAGGTATATCAAGGAATCTGAAGAAATCCGTCTAGCAATGCAACCTTTGGAACTGATGAAGAGA GTGAGGGAAATTGAGCAAGAAGTATATGCACAACCAGAGACAGTCCAACAGAAAGATTCAAAGCAAACTGCTGCAGTTGATCTTTCTAAAAGGTTAAAGGATTTTCGTTCTGCTAATGATGCTGCCAGCTTAAAAG CTCTGGAGGAATGGCGTAAACGGAAGATGGACCGAGCCAGACAGCGGGAACTAGGGAAAAATGGAACAGTCACTTCTCAAGCATGA